Proteins co-encoded in one Flavobacterium sp. M31R6 genomic window:
- a CDS encoding DUF6364 family protein — protein sequence MNTKLTLSLEKDVIEKAKIYAKGTGRSLSEMVENYFKSLVSNSNNNKNDEDELESRIKKITGIVSLPPDFDEKKAIQEYLEEKYLK from the coding sequence ATGAATACTAAACTCACATTATCGTTAGAAAAAGATGTCATAGAAAAAGCTAAAATCTATGCCAAAGGAACTGGTAGAAGTTTATCGGAAATGGTAGAAAATTACTTTAAAAGTTTGGTTTCAAATTCAAATAATAATAAAAACGATGAAGATGAATTGGAGTCTAGGATAAAAAAAATCACTGGTATTGTAAGTTTACCTCCTGATTTTGATGAAAAAAAAGCTATTCAAGAATATTTAGAAGAAAAATATTTAAAATGA